A single window of Polaribacter sp. SA4-10 DNA harbors:
- the menA gene encoding 1,4-dihydroxy-2-naphthoate octaprenyltransferase produces MLKNYIKAARLRTLPLSVSGIIVGSFLGNQVFYDNSLINQKATLLFSPIFWLAILTTIGFQVLSNFANDYGDGIKGSDKNRQGEARMVSSGAITPKQMKFAMIVTTVITLIVALFLIYTAFGKEDFGYSVLFFLLGIASIAAAIKYTVGNSAYGYSGFGDVFVFLFFGLLSVVGSYFLYTKYIHVTIFLPGFSIGLLSVAVLNLNNMRDQIEDKKNSKNTLVVKLGSQKAKVYHFLLIIFALIFALLYSVLHYKSPIQFIYLIAFIPLFKNMIVVAKNIIFSELDSELKKVALSTFLFAVFFGIGQIL; encoded by the coding sequence ATGCTTAAAAACTACATAAAAGCAGCACGTTTAAGAACTTTACCTTTATCGGTTTCTGGTATTATTGTAGGTAGTTTTTTAGGGAATCAGGTCTTTTATGATAATTCTTTAATAAATCAAAAGGCTACTTTATTATTCTCGCCAATTTTTTGGTTAGCAATTTTAACAACAATTGGTTTTCAAGTATTATCAAATTTTGCAAATGATTATGGAGATGGAATAAAAGGTTCAGATAAAAATAGACAAGGTGAAGCAAGAATGGTTTCTTCTGGAGCAATTACTCCAAAACAAATGAAATTTGCAATGATTGTAACTACAGTTATTACATTAATTGTTGCTTTATTTTTAATTTATACAGCTTTTGGTAAAGAAGATTTTGGGTATTCAGTTTTGTTTTTCCTCTTAGGAATTGCTTCAATTGCAGCAGCTATAAAATATACAGTTGGTAATTCTGCTTATGGTTATAGTGGTTTTGGTGATGTTTTTGTATTTCTATTCTTTGGTTTATTGAGCGTTGTTGGAAGTTATTTTTTATATACAAAATATATTCACGTTACTATTTTTCTTCCAGGGTTTTCAATTGGTTTATTAAGTGTTGCGGTATTAAATTTGAACAATATGAGAGATCAAATTGAAGATAAAAAAAACAGCAAGAATACATTAGTGGTGAAATTGGGAAGTCAAAAAGCAAAAGTATATCACTTTTTATTAATTATTTTTGCGTTAATATTTGCACTTCTTTATTCAGTATTACATTATAAATCACCAATTCAATTTATTTATTTAATTGCATTTATTCCTTTATTTAAAAATATGATTGTTGTAGCAAAGAACATTATTTTTTCTGAATTAGATAGTGAGTTAAAGAAAGTAGCATTGAGTACATTTTTGTTTGCCGTTTTTTTTGGAATAGGACAAATCCTTTAA
- a CDS encoding SPOR domain-containing protein, giving the protein MKKYLIVLVFGLLFFSCEKKEIKNKTVKDVNSILKDSIKEAVIETKKISELIFTVQVAALLNKNSSFNKIENIKIYNEGNLIKYRFGAFTTYNEAKEFRKSILTNYPDAFVQAIKNGEPIKINEAL; this is encoded by the coding sequence ATGAAAAAATATTTAATAGTACTTGTTTTTGGCTTGTTGTTCTTTTCTTGTGAAAAAAAAGAGATTAAAAATAAAACGGTTAAGGATGTGAATTCTATTTTAAAAGATTCAATTAAAGAAGCTGTAATTGAAACAAAAAAAATCTCTGAACTTATTTTTACAGTTCAAGTAGCAGCTTTATTAAACAAAAACTCTTCATTTAATAAAATAGAAAATATTAAAATTTATAATGAAGGAAATTTAATAAAATACAGATTTGGAGCATTTACAACTTATAATGAAGCTAAAGAATTTAGAAAATCCATTTTAACTAATTATCCAGATGCTTTTGTGCAGGCGATAAAAAATGGAGAACCAATCAAAATTAATGAGGCTTTATAA
- a CDS encoding (Fe-S)-binding protein, whose amino-acid sequence MNVPTMADMMAQGKQPEVLFWVGAAGSYDDRAKKISRAFVKILHQANVDFAVLGTEESSTGDAAKRAGNEFLFQMQAMMNIEVLNGYEVKKIVTCDPHSFNTLKNEYPSLGGKYEVFHHTQFLQNLISEGRLKIDNTTLKGKRVTFHDPCYLGRANEVYESPRNLIKRLGVNLTEMKRNKSTALCCGAGGAQMFKDAEKGDKEINVLRTEEALETKPQIIATGCPYCNTMMTDGIKFKEKEAEVLVKDIAELIAEANNL is encoded by the coding sequence ATGAACGTACCAACAATGGCAGATATGATGGCTCAAGGAAAACAACCAGAAGTGTTGTTTTGGGTTGGGGCAGCAGGAAGTTATGATGATAGAGCAAAAAAAATATCAAGAGCATTTGTAAAAATTCTTCATCAAGCTAATGTAGATTTCGCAGTTTTAGGAACAGAAGAATCATCTACTGGAGATGCAGCAAAAAGAGCAGGAAATGAGTTTTTGTTTCAGATGCAAGCAATGATGAATATTGAAGTTTTAAATGGTTATGAAGTAAAGAAAATTGTTACTTGTGATCCACATTCATTTAATACTTTAAAAAATGAATATCCAAGTTTAGGTGGTAAATATGAAGTTTTTCATCACACACAATTTCTTCAAAATTTAATTTCTGAAGGGCGTTTAAAAATTGATAATACTACATTAAAAGGTAAGAGAGTAACATTTCATGACCCTTGTTATTTAGGAAGAGCAAATGAAGTGTATGAGTCTCCAAGAAATTTAATTAAAAGACTTGGTGTTAATTTAACAGAAATGAAGCGTAACAAATCTACAGCTTTATGTTGTGGAGCAGGAGGAGCGCAAATGTTTAAAGATGCTGAAAAAGGAGATAAAGAAATTAATGTTTTAAGAACAGAAGAAGCCTTAGAAACCAAACCTCAAATTATTGCAACGGGCTGTCCTTATTGTAATACAATGATGACAGACGGAATTAAATTCAAAGAAAAAGAAGCTGAGGTTCTAGTAAAAGATATTGCAGAATTAATTGCAGAAGCTAATAATTTATAA
- a CDS encoding (Fe-S)-binding protein — MQYLPNMFFALALIVGIGFFVMNIRKLFRNIKLGKDVNRTDKKPERLKNMIKIALGQSKMVRRPLSGFLHIIVYVGFVIINIEVLEIIIDGLFGTHRIFQGFLGDGFYGFLIATFEILATLVFVAVTVFWLRRNIANIKRFLSKEMKGWPKNDGNNILYFEMVLMSLFLIMNATDISFQQAGVGNPISQFLTPLFNSFSPEAIHTIERTTWWIHILGILVFLNYLYYSKHLHILLAFPNTYFANLNPKGQFTNLESVTNEVKLMMDPDADPYAMPEEGAEETVPEKFGASDVADLNWVQLLNAYTCTECGRCTSACPANLTGKELSPRKIMMDTRDRLEEVGKNIDANGGTFKDDGKQLLNDYISPEELWACTSCNACVEECPVNIDPLSIIMDMRRYLVMEESAAPQELNMMMTNIENNGAPWQYNQQDRLNWANEE, encoded by the coding sequence ATGCAGTATTTACCAAACATGTTTTTTGCCTTAGCACTTATTGTGGGAATTGGTTTTTTTGTGATGAATATTCGCAAATTGTTTAGAAACATCAAATTAGGTAAAGATGTTAATAGAACAGATAAGAAACCAGAAAGACTAAAAAATATGATAAAGATTGCTTTAGGGCAATCTAAAATGGTAAGAAGACCACTCTCAGGGTTTTTACATATTATTGTTTATGTAGGTTTTGTTATTATAAATATAGAAGTTTTAGAAATTATTATTGATGGATTGTTTGGAACTCACAGAATATTTCAAGGCTTTTTAGGTGATGGTTTTTATGGCTTCTTAATTGCAACTTTTGAAATTTTAGCAACGCTAGTTTTTGTAGCAGTAACTGTTTTCTGGTTAAGAAGAAATATTGCAAATATTAAACGTTTCTTAAGTAAAGAAATGAAAGGTTGGCCAAAAAATGATGGAAATAACATTCTTTATTTTGAAATGGTTTTAATGTCTTTGTTTTTAATAATGAATGCAACAGATATTTCATTTCAACAAGCAGGAGTTGGAAATCCAATAAGTCAATTTCTTACACCGCTATTTAATAGTTTTTCTCCAGAAGCAATTCATACTATAGAAAGAACTACTTGGTGGATTCATATTTTAGGGATTTTAGTTTTCTTAAATTATTTATACTATTCAAAGCATTTACATATTTTATTAGCTTTCCCAAACACCTATTTTGCGAACCTAAACCCTAAAGGACAGTTTACAAATTTAGAATCGGTAACAAACGAAGTTAAATTAATGATGGATCCAGATGCAGATCCTTATGCAATGCCAGAAGAAGGAGCAGAAGAAACGGTACCAGAAAAATTTGGCGCTTCAGATGTTGCTGATTTAAATTGGGTTCAATTATTAAACGCTTATACGTGTACAGAGTGTGGACGTTGTACTTCTGCTTGCCCTGCAAACCTTACTGGTAAAGAGTTGTCTCCTCGTAAAATTATGATGGATACAAGAGATCGTTTGGAAGAAGTTGGGAAGAATATAGATGCAAATGGAGGAACATTTAAAGATGATGGAAAACAATTATTAAACGATTATATTTCACCAGAAGAACTTTGGGCGTGTACAAGCTGTAATGCTTGTGTTGAAGAATGTCCTGTAAATATAGATCCACTGTCAATTATTATGGATATGAGAAGGTATTTAGTTATGGAAGAAAGTGCAGCGCCACAAGAATTAAATATGATGATGACAAACATCGAAAACAATGGTGCTCCTTGGCAATACAACCAACAAGACAGGTTAAACTGGGCAAATGAAGAGTAA